A portion of the Esox lucius isolate fEsoLuc1 chromosome 20, fEsoLuc1.pri, whole genome shotgun sequence genome contains these proteins:
- the mdc1 gene encoding mediator of DNA damage checkpoint protein 1 isoform X4 — MEATQLIGDSILEEEEENGGRRKDREGQPLAKLMVLKNEHIPETELLLYRGENVMGRDPDCCSLTLLAPSVSKRHAVISISVFRGNRRPCKIVGVEMEALVWDLGSMNGSRKGRTKLTPHVRYALTEGDVLVLADIPCQYVTVDKSAGQEDVRSLTIRDSRRLMGTEPELLESPSPRRRGLGRETGTAVRQTQGGVIGQLETPSSTELGGEAKTTSRTKPLSFEQTPTQSEKILVADSESDSDGERDVRRDKMSNSDSHLSSPTCSEFLSPTSKVIPESEDESPITPRSAKDTPSKQVTVSEEDTEVDDRQQTRKRRAPMIWEDSEEEEEEAREDKGSPGEKETVTVRTGAQDVSRKVADQVGPADRVGGSTSEPACPTESRPALSIDSDTDVEGDEEGGLSAPVTRVEAPATTRVEAPATTRPEPGLLHTESHPDAEEGATAGRDSNLMLSGADLDRRPVGGVPAVQPAGPHRDGDAGADAATVLVSPVSNRGQNPGASVVQPVELSLDSDTDVEEDTNPPESVSSGIRTAKAVHQDVLLGSDTEEDEPFSPASSKTAALLNPQSTVGAAAALEIRSDSETEPEEDATPPPLAATTSTRTLAKAASLRSQDSDADTDVEDERLGPEAELVPESGLSHPTDFRMDSDTDVEEDEDEGGPGEMGWTGKGAALPSSQQKCSTPLASSAQEVMDTQDFSSLLDPFRRPALPPVSRPSLTFQSSPSASDSPKDEDIVVAETQSFVLEGRGQEHQGSMDPTLEATQPFHLGLSDSSHLQTQAQDQATESPPEGELEATQDYGAVARVPAQSSRLWATESTQAASLADGDSDLEATLEYGSEGGSEGSGPGRRSAACGGDRREDFALEATQAYANQPCNDTEEEETQPLDFPTKFCVATAETMRMSANEEEEEYEREDLVGAKPSTPLRRGRTREQETRADVVLTDQFVTTAQTLEMVQETDPEEEEEETKAYSTRRGQSQQYSVEKRDTQAVSSYLYTAETLPVFTADDDDVDEEDPRRSRSGRVEEIHTSSHISTAETQPIFTAHDDDDEEPRMSQSGRVEEIHTSSHISTAETQPIFTGHDDDDDDDDDDDDDDDEKKDTKEKRCAETVNSGDIRVQGVDESSESPKRQTRGKGKAMMSLRGGRRQKVLPEEKEQDEEETEVVEQGRRGRGKSVTQMKVEEDTNRNERVQKEKQLEDERESVEKEETERMEEKKKQEEIVRLEKDREKQDRMKRERTERKEQVECKRAKRLEKETMEREEKERIEREICEREEKERLDEERKEKKDKEQLDWEIKEREMKDKLECEKKNRKKQGGEIAVSKRLKMEQMEDKATQESEKEHKRGEKEEAKNEPETMKGRRASSRRVSAHPTNIKPNCDQDIPCRDSKPALANTARTHSNRTHSNSERATSSVGTQGTSVRERDRGGRKTIVSSLSEIVSDTPTRSSARRMAVGPAVAPSAVVEVTVQDVLSSKEGVAWRTRSRSSSTSSLKSDVSTTSVASVNSQSRGRKTETGGRGRKTETGGRGRKTETGGRGRKTETGGRGRKAETDPPSEQPAGSKATQDRSQKVEDPAPGPEMEQKEAGDTTRGRRRTAKSRKSDPIVAEEEKFPAQITEDPASGGRGRGRRGKTDTPPGPTAVHPDEGETSKSDGRRKKRELEEEEDVQSGFKVPRVKADVQRGARRGTAEETKDMEKPASPLVKRGRASTAQRKGSAVEETSLEGGREKTAEADTVQKKAPGRQSLTRIRKEALTENVAPSPMDLEQSPTGKGKGKRSSSVDMSTVAKTPRSSLPSPLSSLSPGTMGTRALCNTYKVLFTGVVDEEGEKVVCRLGGSLAKGVADMTHLVTDRVRRTVKFLCAVARGVPIVTTDWLDKSGKAGCFLSTDRFLVKDRDQENKFSFSLEESLRIASTQQLLQGYHVHVTRSVLPEPAQMKDIITCSGARFLPKMPSSEKPHTVVISCGQDWSLCAPALSASLPILTAEFLLTGILQQRVDLQTHILSAPKPLTQPGGRGRNRT, encoded by the exons ATGGAGGCAACACAGCTGATTGGTGATTCGAttttggaggaagaggaggaaaatgGAGGGAGAAGAAAAGATAGGGAAGGACAGCCACTTGCCAAACTCATGGTGTTGAAAAATGAGCACATCCCAGAGACTG AGCTGCTTCTCTACCGTGGAGAGAATGTGATGGGTCGTGACCCAGACTGCTGTTCCCTGACACTCCTGGCCCCATCTGTATCCAAACGGCATGCAGTCATCTCAATCTCTGTGTTCCGCGGCAACCGCCGGCCTTGCAAAATTGTCGGCGTTGAGATGGAGGCTTTGGTGTGGGACCTCGGGAGCATGAATGGGTCGAGGAAGGGCCGGACCAAATTGACCCCTCACGTCCGCTATGCTCTGACTGAGGGAGACGTTCTGGTACTGGCTGACATCCCCTGCCAGTATGTCACTGTAGACAAGAGCGCAGGACAGGAGGATGTTAGGAGCCTGACTATCAGAGACTCTCGTAGGTTAATGGGGACCGAGCCGGAGCTCCTAGAAAGCCCCAGCCCAAGGAGACGTGGTCTGGGGCGAGAGACTGGCACCGCCGTGAGACAGACTCAGGGTGGAGTCATTGGACAGCTGGAGACTCCATCATCAACAGAGCTGGGCGGAGAGGCTAAAACTACATCCAGGACCAAGCCCCTGTCATTTGAACAAACCCCCACACAGTCTGAAAAGATTTTGGTTGCTGATTCTGAGTCCGACTCTGACGGAGAACGAGATGTACGGCGAGACAAAA TGTCTAATTCTGACTCGCATTTGTCCAGTCCCACCTGTTCAGAATTCCTGAGTCCAACAAGCAAAGTAATTCCAGAGAG TGAGGACGAGAGCCCCATCACTCCCCGCTCTGCTAAAGACACACCCAGTAAACAAGTGACTGTCAGTGAGGAGGACACAGAGGTGGATGACAGGCAGCAGACCAGGAAACGAAGAGCGCCGATGATCTGGGAAGACagtgaagaagaagaagaagaggcgAGGGAAGACAAAGGGTCCCCAGGAGAGAAAGAAACGGtgacagtcagaacaggagcgCAGGATGTTTCTAGAAAGGTAGCAGACCAGGTGGGTCCGGCTGATAGAGTTGGCGGGTCTACATCAGAACCCGCCTGTCCCACAGAGAGCAGGCCCGCGCTCAGCATAGATAGTGACACGGACGTtgagggagatgaggagggagggCTGTCTGCACCTGTAACCCGCGTGGAGGCCCCCGCCACAACCCGCGTGGAGGCCCCCGCCACAACCCGCCCGGAGCCTGGCCTGCTCCACACGGAGAGCCACCCTGACGCCGAGGAAGGGGCCACTGCAGGGCGGGACTCTAACCTAATGTTGTCTGGCGCCGATCTGGACAGGAGACCAGTAGGCGGGGTGCCAGCCGTGCAGCCGGCAGGTCCGCACCGGGATGGTGACGCCGGCGCTGATGCTGCTACCGTGTTGGTGTCCCCTGTGTCTAACCGGGGTCAGAATCCAGGCGCGTCTGTGGTGCAGCCAGTGGAACTCAGCCTGGACAGTGACACTGACGTAGAAGAAGACACAAACCCTCCGGAATCGGTTTCTAGTGGAATCAGGACAGCCAAGGCTGTTCACCAGGATGTACTTCTAGGCTCTGATACAGAAGAAGACGAGCCTTTCTCCCCAGCCAGCAGTAAAACAGCAGCGCTTCTTAATCCACAATCCACTGTAGGAGCTGCTGCTGCGCTGGAGATCAGGTCTGACAGTGAGACGGAACCAGAGGAGGACGCCACCCCTCCTCCATTAGCCGCGACAACGTCCACCAGAACTCTTGCCAAGGCAGCATCTCTGCGGTCTCAGGACTCTGATGCTGACACTGATGTGGAGGATGAGAGGTTGGGTCCTGAAGCAGAGCTGGTCCCAGAGTCCGGTCTCAGCCACCCCACTGACTTCAggatggacagtgacacagatgtggaggaggatgaggatgagggTGGACCAGGGGAAATGGGCTGGACCGGGAAGGGGGCAGCTTTACCCAGCTCTCAACAGAAGTGCTCCACCCCTTTGGCATCATCGGCACAAGAGGTGATGGACACTCAGGACTTCTCCAGTCTCTTAGACCCCTTCAGGC GGCCTGCTCTCCCTCCTGTGTCGAGGCCCAGCCTTACCTTCCAGTCATCCCCCTCTGCGTCCGACAGCCCAAAGGACGAGGACATTGTGGTGGCTGAGACCCAGTCGTTCGTGTTGGAGGGCCGAGGCCAGGAGCATCAGGGCAGTATGGACCCCACCCTTGAGGCCACTCAGCCCTTCCATCTGGGTCTGTCGGACAGCAGCCACCTCCAGACCCAGGCTCAGGACCAAGCCACAGAAAGCCCTCCGGAAGGGGAGCTGGAGGCCACCCAGGACTATGGAGCTGTGGCTCGGGTGCCCGCTCAGTCATCCAGGCTGTGGGCCACAGAGAGTACCCAGGCTGCTAGCCTCGCAGATGGGGATTCTGACCTAGAGGCAACACTGGAATATGGATCTGAAGGGGGCAGCGAGGGGTCTGGCCCTGGCCGAAGGTCTGCAGCGTGTGGGGGGGACAGGCGGGAGGACTTTGCCCTGGAGGCCACGCAAGCTTATGCTAACCAGCCATGCAATGacacggaggaggaggagacacaGCCCTTGGatttccccactaagttctgcGTTGCTACAGCTGAAACCATGCGCATGTCTGccaatgaggaagaggaggagtatGAGAGAGAAGATTTGGTTGGAGCAAAGCCATCAACTCCAttgaggagagggagaacgagGGAGCAGGAGACCCGGGCAGATGTGGTGCTGACCGATCAATTCGTTACCACAGCTCAAACTCTGGAGATGGTTCAGGAGACTGAtcctgaagaggaagaggaggaaaccAAAGCGTACTCGACTAGAAGAGGACAGTCCCAGCAATACAGCGTAGAAAAGCGGGACACCCAGGCTGTTAGCTCCTATCTCTACACTGCTGAAACCCTGCCCGTGTTTACcgctgatgatgatgatgttgacgAAGAAGATCCCAGAAGGTCCCGGAGTGGGAGAGTGGAAGAGATCCACACCAGCTCTCACATCTCCACTGCTGAAACCCAGCCCATATTTACCgctcatgatgatgatgatgaagaacCCAGAATGTCCCAGAGTGGGAGAGTGGAAGAGATCCACACCAGCTCTCACATCTCCACTGCTGAAACCCAGCCCATATTTACCggtcatgatgatgatgatgatgatgatg atgatgatgatgatgatgatgatgaaaagaAGGACACCAAAGAGAAGAGATGTGCCGAGACTGTGAACAGCGGTGACATCAGAGTACAAGGAGTAGATGAGAGCTCTGAGTCTCCTAAAAGACAGACAAGAGGGAAAGGGAAGGCTATGATGTCActgagaggggggaggagacagaaagTGTTGCCTGAGGAGAAAGAGCAGGatgaagaggagacagaagTGGTTGagcaggggaggagaggaagaggaaagagtGTGACACAGATGAAAGTGGAGGAGGACACAAACCGAAATGAGAGGGTCCAGAAGGAGAAGCAGCTTGAAGATGAGCGGGAAAGTGTGGAAAAAGAAGAAACCGAAAGGATggaggagaaaaagaaacaggagGAAATAGTGAGACTTGAAAAAGACAGGGAGAAACAAGACAGAATGAAGCGAGAAAGAACAGAGCGAAAAGAACAAGTGGAGTGCAAGAGAGCCAAAAGACTTGAGAAAGAGAcaatggagagagaagagaaagaaagaatagagagggagatttgtgaaagagaagagaaggagagactggatgaagaaaggaaggaaaagaaggATAAAGAGCAGTTAGACTGGGAAATCAAGGAAagagaaatgaaagacaaactAGAGTGtgagaaaaagaacagaaagaaGCAGGGAGGTGAAATTGCAGTGTCTAAGAGACTGAAGATGGAACAGATGGAAGATAAAGCAACGCAAGAAAGTGAGAAAGAACACAAACGGGGGGAAAAAGAAGAAGCAAAAAATGAACCCGAAACCATGAAAGGGCGCCGAGCGTCCTCCAGGAGAGTCAGTGCACatcctaccaacataaaaccaaactGTGACCAGGACATTCCATGCCGTGACTCCAAACCAGCCCTAGCCAATACAGCCAGAACTCACTCTAACAGAACTCACTCTAACTCTGAAAGAGCCACATCCAGTGTGGGGACCCAGGGGACCAGCGTTAGGGAGCgagacagaggggggaggaaAACCATCGTCTCCAGCCTCTCAGAGATAGTCAGTGACACCCCCACCCGGAGCAGCGCCAGGAGGATGGCGGTGGGGCCAGCAGTGGCGCCTTCTGCTGTCGTGGAGGTCACGGTGCAGGACGTTCTCTCCAGTAAGGAAGGGGTTGCCTGGAGAACGCGCTCCCGCTCCAGTTCCACCAGCTCCCTCAAATCTGATGTCTCCACCACGAGTGTGGCTAGTGTGAACTCCCAGAGCAGGGGGAGGAAGACTGAGacgggaggaagggggaggaagaCTGAGacgggaggaagggggaggaagactgagacggggggaagagggaggaagactgagacggggggaagagggaggaaggcTGAGACGGACCCTCCTAGCGAGCAGCCGGCAGGCTCCAAGGCTACGCAAGACAGAAGTCAGAAAGTGGAGGACCCAGCTCCAGGCCCTGAGATGGAGCAGAAGGAGGCTGGAGATACCACTAGAGGGCGTAGGAGAACAGCTAAATCCAGGAAGTCAGACCCTATAGTAGCAGAGGAAGAAAAGTTTCCAGCCCAGATAACGGAGGACCCTGCtagtggagggagaggtagggGCCGAAGAGGCAAGACAGACACCCCTCCTGGACCCACCGCTGTGCACCCCGATGAAGGAGAGACATCTAAATCAGATGgtcggaggaagaagagggagctggaagaggaggaggacgtCCAGAGTGGATTTAAAGTTCCTCGGGTCAAAGCTGATGTTCAGAGGGGAGCAAGACGTGGGACAGCAGAGGAGACGAAGGACATGGAGAAACCTGCATCCCCTCTGGTGAAGAGGGGCAGAGCCTCCACTGCCCAGAGGAAAGGGTCGGCAGTGGAGGAGACGAGtctggaaggagggagggagaaaactGCAGAGGCTGATACTGTGCAGAAGAAAGCCCCAGGCAGGCAGTCACTAACTCGGATAAGGAAGGAAGCCCTGACTGAGAATGTGGCCCCTAGTCCCATGGACCTAGAGCAG AGCCCTACAGGTAAGGGCAAAGGCAAGAGGAGCTCCTCAGTTGACATGTCTACTGTAGCCAAGACCCCTCGCTCCTCCTTGCCCTcccccctgtcctccctctctcctgggaCAATGGGGACTAGGGCCCTCTGCAACACCTATAAG GTGTTGTTCACAGgagtggtggatgaggagggggagaaggtgGTGTGTCGTCTGGGAGGCAGCTTGGCCAAGGGCGTGGCTGACATGACCCACCTGGTGACTGACAGAGTTCGGCGTACTGTCAAGTTCCTGTGTGCTGTGGCCCGCGGGGTGCCCATCGTCACCACTGATTGGCTGGATAAG AGCGGTAAGGCTGGCTGTTTCCTGTCTACTGACCGCTTCCTGGTGAAGGACAGAGATCAGGAGAATAAGTTCAGCTTCTCCCTGGAGGAATCCCTGAGAATCGCCAGCACACAGCAACTACTACAG GGTTATCACGTCCATGTGACCAGGTCAGTACTACCAGAACCAGCCCAGATGAAAGACATCATCACCTGTAGCGGAGCTCGTTTCCTGCCCAAGATGCCTTCTTCTGAGAAGCCACACACTGTGGTGATATCGTGTGGGCAGGACTGGTCTCTCTGTgctcctgctctctctgcttctctccctATTCTCACTGCTGAGTTCCTCCTAACTGGGATATTACAGCAGAGAGTGGACCTGCAAACCCACATCCTCTCAGCTCCCAAACCCCTTACGCAGCCAGGAGGCAGGGGCCGCAACAGAACCTAA